The following proteins are encoded in a genomic region of Acidimicrobiales bacterium:
- the carA gene encoding glutamine-hydrolyzing carbamoyl-phosphate synthase small subunit, whose translation MSGLVEALLVLADGSVFEGEAIGWWNADEPAPATGEVVFNTTLTGYQEVLTDPSYAGQIICFTYPHIGNYGVSPADNESRRAFCRGLIVREVSPRPSSWRSEQTLDEFLIEQRLPGLAGIDTRRLTRHIREAGAMPAAFAPVEGPAAVDETAIKEAALREPGTDGRDLAAEVTTRESYTIGDGPLGVVAYDFGIKRTILRHLGRLATVEVVPASTPASEVLARKPDGVFLSNGPGDPAAVGYASRAIGDLIGRVPVFGICLGHQLLATALGAETYKLPFGHHGGNHPVRRLSSGAVEITSQNHNYAVADGTIKSADITHVNLNDGVVEGLACRDLPAFSVQYHPEAGPGPHDASYLFDEFRKLMERSS comes from the coding sequence TTGAGCGGTTTGGTTGAGGCGTTGCTCGTCCTCGCGGACGGCAGCGTGTTCGAGGGTGAGGCGATCGGCTGGTGGAATGCGGATGAGCCCGCACCCGCCACAGGCGAGGTGGTCTTCAACACGACTCTCACCGGCTACCAGGAGGTCCTGACCGACCCGTCTTACGCGGGCCAGATCATCTGCTTCACCTATCCCCACATCGGGAACTACGGCGTCTCGCCAGCCGACAACGAAAGCCGCCGCGCCTTCTGCCGCGGGCTTATCGTAAGGGAGGTTTCGCCACGCCCGAGCAGCTGGCGCTCCGAGCAGACGCTTGACGAGTTCCTGATCGAGCAACGCCTTCCCGGGCTCGCCGGAATAGACACGCGACGGTTGACCCGCCACATCCGTGAGGCCGGCGCCATGCCGGCTGCGTTCGCGCCGGTCGAGGGTCCTGCTGCAGTCGACGAGACCGCGATCAAAGAAGCGGCGCTGCGCGAGCCGGGAACCGACGGCCGGGACCTGGCCGCGGAAGTCACCACACGCGAGTCGTACACCATCGGGGATGGCCCCTTGGGGGTGGTGGCTTATGACTTCGGCATCAAGCGGACGATCCTCCGCCACCTCGGGCGCCTCGCGACCGTCGAGGTGGTGCCTGCGTCGACGCCGGCATCCGAAGTGCTCGCGCGCAAGCCCGATGGTGTGTTCTTGTCCAACGGCCCGGGAGATCCTGCCGCGGTCGGGTACGCGTCCCGAGCGATCGGAGATCTGATTGGGCGGGTGCCTGTCTTCGGGATCTGCCTCGGGCACCAACTCCTGGCAACGGCTCTTGGGGCGGAGACGTACAAGCTTCCGTTCGGGCACCACGGTGGGAACCACCCGGTGCGAAGGCTGTCCAGCGGCGCAGTCGAGATCACCAGCCAGAACCACAACTACGCGGTCGCCGACGGGACCATCAAGAGTGCCGATATCACGCACGTAAACCTCAATGACGGTGTCGTCGAAGGGCTGGCCTGCCGAGATTTGCCCGCGTTCAGCGTCCAGTACCACCCCGAAGCGGGCCCCGGACCGCACGACGCCAGCTACCTCTTCGACGAGTTCCGGAAACTCATGGAGCGTTCCTCATAA